The DNA window CTGCGAAGACATGCTGCGCAGCTATGTGGACGTCAACCTTGCAGCGGCGACACTGGTCCTGGCAGAGCAGCATGCTTGCCAGGGGCTTAAGGCTGCGTGCTTTGAGTTCCTCAAGGCGCCTGGTAATCTCAAGGCAGTCATGGCGAGAGATGGCTTCCAACATCTCAAGAGAAGGTGTCCGTCTCTTCTCGAGGAGCTGCTCGCAGTGGTTGCTCCATGACCTGCTTGAATCGGAAGAAGCTGAAAAAGATACTTTGTAGAATAAGGATTTTAGGCCGTAGAGtatttcttaaatactacaataTCATAAGAAATCATTTGAAACCTTCACCGTATCTCTTAACATAAGTGATGGAGCTTGAAGTATGATTTCGGATAGGGTAATAATAGTGCTAACTAAATAGAATTTTATTACTTAAGACTTATAATGGTCGACTTTTTACTCTAATGTTATCTGAAACAGCCATAAAGATATAGCCACTAGTGATCTCCCACACTTCTTAAGATGTTCAAATTTTGTATCAAGGAATTATATATgtacactactggaaacagagactttgccgagtgaaaaattctttgccgagtgtcaaaaatagggcactcggcaaaaaaatgcactcggcaaaggacttctttgccaagtgccagactctcggcaaaagcgcggcactcaGCATAGGATGACCCGCGTAATGGTGTTcagccacgtccttctttgccgagtacctgctgttaggcactcgacaaagtttttttttaaatttctttgtcgagtgtcccagatctggcactcggcaaagatttttttttttttaaaatttctttgccgagtgtcccgcacttggcaaattttttttttgaaaaatactttgccgagtgcccctggcacggcactcggcaaagatttaattttttttaaatgtctttgccgagtgccctgtgaaggcactcggcaaaaacgaaatttttaaaaaaaaattcaaaactctctttgccgagtgccttattcgtggcactcggcaaagacccacgaataaggcactcggcaaaaagggttttgaatttttttaaaaaatttcgtctttgccgagtgccttcacagggcactcggcaaagacatttaaaaaaaattaaatctttgtcgagtgtcgtgccaggggcactcggcaaagtatttttcaaaaaaaattaaaaaaaaatctttgccgagtgccgtgtaagggcactcggcaaagtatttttccaaaaaaaaatttgccgagtgctagatctgggacactcggcaaagaaattttttaaaaaaaattaaatctttgccgagtgccagatctaggacactcggcaaagaattttttttaaaaaaaaaataaaatctttgcagagtgcctccctgatccggcactcggcaaagggcggatATGGGACTTAACAAAATTCGGCCGGCCGGGCAGTCAAACTGACAGCCAGCCAGCCCCCGCGCC is part of the Miscanthus floridulus cultivar M001 chromosome 9, ASM1932011v1, whole genome shotgun sequence genome and encodes:
- the LOC136480578 gene encoding BTB/POZ and MATH domain-containing protein 2-like, whose translation is MLHFIYTDSLPEIDAPDIAVMAQHLLVAADRYDLQRLKLICEDMLRSYVDVNLAAATLVLAEQHACQGLKAACFEFLKAPGNLKAVMARDGFQHLKRRCPSLLEELLAVVAP